Sequence from the Brevundimonas sp. SGAir0440 genome:
GCTAATCGACCTGATGCGCAAGGTGGCCAGCCAGACCACGTCCAACCCGTCCAGCATCAGCCAGTGGGCGGCTGTCGAGGCGCTGAACGGCCCGCAGGAATTCATCCCCGAGCGCAAGGCCGCCTTTGAAAAGCGCCGCGATCTGGTCGTGTCGATGCTCAACCAGGCGGCTGGCGTCACCTGCGCCACGCCCGAGGGCGCCTTCTACGTCTACCCGTCGATCGCCGGACTGATCGGCAAGACGACGGAAAAGGGCGTCGCCATCGACGGCGATTCCACCTTCGCCGCGGAACTGCTAAACGCCGAGGGCGTCGCAGTCGTTCAGGGCGAGGCCTTCGGCCTCAGCCCCTATTTCCGCATCAGCTACGCCACCTCGGACGCCGTGCTGGAAGAAGCCTGCACCCGCATCCAGCGCTTCACGGCCTCGCTGCGCTGATCGATCCAGGGCGGAGGTTTTAGGCCTCCGCCCGCCATCCGATCCTATTTGCTGGGCTGCATATAGACCACGCGGCAATCGCCATCGATCGTGGTGTAGCGGTTGTTCGACGCATCGACGAACGAGATCCGGCCGCCGTCGTCATATTCGACCTTGCCGGTCGAGCGTCCCTTGAAATTCTCCACCCCATAGGTCCAGCAGGTGATGTCCGCCGGCTTGTCGCCCCAGGTGGCGTCGTTGCGCGCCCGCTTGCTGTCGGTGCAGGCGGAAAGTCCGCCGGTCAGGGCGAGGGCAACGGCGGTATAGACGAGCGCTTTCATAGCGCTCAGCCTTGCACGGACGCCGTTCAAGGAAAAGGCCGCCCCGGCGATGCCGGGACGGCCTAACTTTCCACGCCGGCGCTCGACCTACGGCCGGCTGGCCATGCCCAGCTTGACCGGCTTGGCGTCGTCAGCCAGGGCGCCGCGCTTGACGCCCCACAACAGGATGATCGGCGCGCCGACATAGATCGACGAATAGGTGCCGATGATGATGCCGAACATCAGGGCGATCGAGAAGCCGAACAGGGCCTCGCCGCCGAAGATGGCCAGGGCCGCCAGCACCATGACGGCGGTCACGCCGGTGATGATGGTCCGCGACAGGGTCTCGTTCAGCGACAGGTCGATCACGTCGCGCAGCGGCATGGTCTTGTACTTGCGCAGGTTCTCGCGAAGGCGGTCGAAAACGACGACGGTGTCGTTCATCGAATAGCCGATGACGGTCAGGACGGCGGCGACCATGTTCAGGCTGAACTCCAGCTTGAACAGCACGATCAGCCCGAACGTCAGGATCACGTCGTGCAGCAGACCGACCACGGCGCCGAACCCGAACTGCGGCTCGAACCGGAACCAGATGTAGAGGAACATCAGGCCGATCGCGACGCCCAAAGCCAACAGCCCCGAGGTGAACAACTCGCCCGACACCTTGGAGCCGACGACGCTGACGCCCGAATAGTTGACCTGACCGACCGCGCCGCTGATGGCGCCCTCAACCTGATTGACCACCTGGGTCTGATCGCGGCCTTCCGGCACCTGGAAGCGAAGAATCGCGGTCGAGCCGTCATCGACATTGGTGTCGCGACGCGCAATGCCCTGGACCTGAACATCGCCCAGGTTCAGGCCGTTCACGGCCTCGCGGACCCGATCCAGCTCGATCGTCTGACCCGCAGGCTTGGACACTTCCATCGAGGCGCCGCCCCGGAAGTCGATGCCCATGTTCAGGCCGGGATAGAAGCAGGCGATGATCGACGCGACGCACAGGATCACCGACAGGACGCCGGCGAACCGCGCATATTTGACGAAGTGGAAGTTCGTCTTCTGCGGCAGCAGTTTGATGAGGGGCCATCCACGCATCGCCATCACTCCGCGATCGGCAGTTTTTTGGGCTTGGCCGTCTTGAGCCAGTAGCCGAGCAGGACCTGGGCGACCAGGACCGAAGAGAAGACCGAGGTGAACACACCGATGGTCAGGGTCCAGGCGAACCCGCGAACCGGGCCTTCGCCAAACACGAACATGATGCCCGCCGCGACCAGGGTGGTCAGGTTGGCGTCGACGATGGTGCCCATGGCCTTGTTGAAGCCGGCGTCCATCGAGGCGATGACGCTGCGGCCCGCACGGGCCTCGTCACGCATCCGCTCATAGATCAGCACGTTGGCGTCCACCGCGACCGCGAAGGTCAGGATCAGACCGGCGATGCCGGGCAAGGTCAGCGTCGCCTGGGTCAGCGACATGGCCGCCACGATCAGCACGCCGTTCAGCACCAGGCCGACCACCGACACGCCGCCGAACAGCAGGCCGTAGGCCAGGATCATGAACAGCACGATGATGGCGAAGCCGACGGCGGTCGACAGGGCGCCGGCCGCGACCGCGTCGGCGCCCAGTTCGGCCGTCACGGTGCGGCGCTCCTCGACGTTCAGCGGCGCCGGCAGGGCGCCCCCGTTCAACAGGTTCACCAGCGTCGAGGCTTCCTGGATCGTGAAGTTGCCGGTGATCTGGCCCGAGCCCGAGGTGATCGCGCTCTGGATCGTCGGGGCCGAAATGACCTTGCCGTCCAGGATGATGGCGAAGGGCTTCTGAAGGTTTGCGGCGGTGGCTTCGCCGAAGCGGCGTGCGCCGGCGCCGTCGAAGCGGAAATCGATGGCCGGGCGGCCGCTCTGGTCCGAACCGACGCCGGCGCGGGTCAGGTTCTCGCCCGACACCAGCACGCGCTTCTTGACCAGATAGGGCGTGCCGTCCTCGCCTTGCAGCAGTTCGGAATCGGGCGGCACCCGGCCGGCCAGGGCGTCCTGGACCGAGTTCTCGACATCGACCATCTGGAAGGTCAGCTGCGCCGTCTGGCCGATGACTTCTTCCAGCTTGCTCGGATCGCTCTCGCCCGGCGCCTGGACCACGATCCGGTCGGCGCCCTGGCGGGTGATGGAGGGTTCGCGTGTGCCCAGGCTGTCGATCCGGCGGCGCACCACCTCGATCGACTGGTCCACGGCCGTCGCGCCCATGCCGTTCAGCGCGGCGTCGGTATAGGCGAAGCGGATGCGGTTGTCGCCCAGGCGCGTCGCGGTGCGTTCGGCCTGGCCGCCCGGTCCGACCTGACCGCCCAGTTGTTGCAGCGCCTTGAACGCGGCATCGCCCTGGGCCGGATTGGCCAGGGTGACGACCACGCCGCCGGCTTCACGCTGGAAGCCGTTGGTGGCGACGCCGGCGCCGTTCAGCGTGACCCGAACGTCTTCGATCAGGTTGGTGACGCGCTTTTCGCGCATCGCCGGCACATCGACTTCCAGCAGCAGATACGAACCGCCCTGAAGGTCCAGCCCCAGGTTCAGCTTGTTCTTGGGCATGAAGCCGGGCAGCGCCTCGCGCTGCTGATCCGACAACAGGTTCGGGAACGCCAGCAGACAGCCGAGAACGGCCGAGACGACGACGAGAATGACTTTCCAGCGCGACAGCTGAATCATGAGGGCGGTCCAGGTATCGGCGGATACGCGAGCGTATCAGGCCTTGGAATCGTTGGCGGCGATGGCGGTGCGGTTGCGCACCTCGGCGATCATGGCCTTGACCACGCGCACATTGACGCTGGGCGCGATCTCGACGTTGACCTCGGCCTCTTCGACGCGGGTGACCTTGCCGATCATGCCGCTCCCCAGGACGACGGTATCGCCACGCTTGACGGCGGCGATGGCGGTCGCGTGCTCCTTGGCGCGCTTCTGCTGCGGACGGATCAGCAGGAAGTAGAACAGGATGAAAATACCGATGATGGGCGCAAACCCGATCAACTGCGCCGTCAAGCCGCCTTCAGCGCCCATGG
This genomic interval carries:
- the secF gene encoding protein translocase subunit SecF, whose protein sequence is MAMRGWPLIKLLPQKTNFHFVKYARFAGVLSVILCVASIIACFYPGLNMGIDFRGGASMEVSKPAGQTIELDRVREAVNGLNLGDVQVQGIARRDTNVDDGSTAILRFQVPEGRDQTQVVNQVEGAISGAVGQVNYSGVSVVGSKVSGELFTSGLLALGVAIGLMFLYIWFRFEPQFGFGAVVGLLHDVILTFGLIVLFKLEFSLNMVAAVLTVIGYSMNDTVVVFDRLRENLRKYKTMPLRDVIDLSLNETLSRTIITGVTAVMVLAALAIFGGEALFGFSIALMFGIIIGTYSSIYVGAPIILLWGVKRGALADDAKPVKLGMASRP
- the secD gene encoding protein translocase subunit SecD; translation: MIQLSRWKVILVVVSAVLGCLLAFPNLLSDQQREALPGFMPKNKLNLGLDLQGGSYLLLEVDVPAMREKRVTNLIEDVRVTLNGAGVATNGFQREAGGVVVTLANPAQGDAAFKALQQLGGQVGPGGQAERTATRLGDNRIRFAYTDAALNGMGATAVDQSIEVVRRRIDSLGTREPSITRQGADRIVVQAPGESDPSKLEEVIGQTAQLTFQMVDVENSVQDALAGRVPPDSELLQGEDGTPYLVKKRVLVSGENLTRAGVGSDQSGRPAIDFRFDGAGARRFGEATAANLQKPFAIILDGKVISAPTIQSAITSGSGQITGNFTIQEASTLVNLLNGGALPAPLNVEERRTVTAELGADAVAAGALSTAVGFAIIVLFMILAYGLLFGGVSVVGLVLNGVLIVAAMSLTQATLTLPGIAGLILTFAVAVDANVLIYERMRDEARAGRSVIASMDAGFNKAMGTIVDANLTTLVAAGIMFVFGEGPVRGFAWTLTIGVFTSVFSSVLVAQVLLGYWLKTAKPKKLPIAE
- the yajC gene encoding preprotein translocase subunit YajC → MGAEGGLTAQLIGFAPIIGIFILFYFLLIRPQQKRAKEHATAIAAVKRGDTVVLGSGMIGKVTRVEEAEVNVEIAPSVNVRVVKAMIAEVRNRTAIAANDSKA